Proteins found in one Coffea eugenioides isolate CCC68of chromosome 5, Ceug_1.0, whole genome shotgun sequence genomic segment:
- the LOC113770097 gene encoding uncharacterized protein LOC113770097: MISISSYYYCSRIFPKTLLNLKNTKKPTSPLPCSSLLKQLVSPSSTPVLQVRAMADSAAVSSPFKKIQIQRDDTTFDAYVVGKEDAPGIVVLQEWWGVDFEIKNHAQKISQFDGGYKALIPDLYRGKVGLDVAEAQHLMTGLDWQGAVKDIQASVNWLKANGSKKAGVTGFCMGGALSIASSVLVPEVDAVVAFYGVPPPSLADPAQAKAPVQAHFGELDNMVGFSDAKTGKALEEKLKAAGVPHEVYIYPGVSHAFLNTSPEGAQRRKSMGLNDSDDAAVELAWARFRPWMSKYLSS; the protein is encoded by the exons ATGATCTCAATTTCCTCTTATTACTACTGCTCAAGAATCTTCCCTAAAACTCTGCTCAACCttaaaaataccaaaaaaccTACTTCCCCATTGCCCTGCTCATCACTCCTAAAGCAACTAGTCTCTCCATCGTCAACTCCTGTTCTTCAGGTTCGAGCAATGGCTGATTCTGCTGCTGTTTCTTCCCCTTTCaagaaaatccaaattcaaaggGATGACACT ACATTTGATGCTTATGTAGTGGGGAAAGAGGATGCTCCCGGGATTGTAGTTCTTCAAGAGTGGTGGGGAGTGGATTTTGAGATCAAGAACCATGCTCAGAAAATTTCTCAGTTTGATGGTGGCTATAAAGCACTTATACCTGA TTTATATCGCGGGAAGGTTGGTCTTGATGTTGCTGAAGCACAGCATCTGATGACAGGTCTTGACTGGCAAGGAGCTGTCAAGGACATTCAAGCTTCTGTTAACTGGCTCAAAGCAAATGGTTCAAAGAAG GCCGGTGTAACTGGATTCTGCATGGGTGGTGCCCTTAGCATTGCAAGTTCTGTGTTGGTCCCTGAGGTTGATGCAGTTGTAgccttttatggagttcctcCACCATCACTTGCAGATCCTGCTCAAGCTAAGGCACCTGTGCAGGCTCATTTCGGTGAGCTTGACAATATGGTTGGGTTCTCGGATGCGAAg ACTGGGAAAGCATTGGAGGAGAAGCTAAAGGCGGCTGGAGTTCCACATGAGGTTTATATCTATCCTGGTGTTTCACATGCTTTTCTGAACACCTCTCCTGAGGGTGCCCAAAGGAGGAAGAGTATGGGACTGAATGATTCAGATGATGCCGCTGTTGAACTAGCATGGGCACGTTTTCGCCCATGGATGAGCAAATACTTGTCTTCCTAa